The following proteins are encoded in a genomic region of Primulina huaijiensis isolate GDHJ02 chromosome 3, ASM1229523v2, whole genome shotgun sequence:
- the LOC140972121 gene encoding inactive RHOMBOID-like protein 8 — MEETPKLQTLVEIKPTPHSVPRISAELTAEESVKEQRIPFPFFRPLSQRKENTWIISIFVILHLISFTATMFVNDCWGNSHAQCAIKSLGRFSFQPLAENPLLGPSASALDSMGALHKRYLVKGHQPWRLLTSSCLHGGVFHIIISLSSVIFVGIHLEQEFGPLRTGLIYILSALMGSLVAALFLQDRASVTSSGALFGLLGALLSGLIRNWTIYSKKFATLVLFSIILTVNTIVGLMPYVNNFSNIGGFISGFLTGFMLLLKPELGKLYHIKGFLIDYDAKNKVQHRHKFDKPVLRSVSLVIFSLVLAGVTVAIVQGVNLNKYCSWCRYIDCVPLKWWSCDDITMPCEAMTSSEQLTLTCSGNGKFRVLPSANVSEARIQDLCYLICS; from the exons ATGGAAGAAACCCCAAAACTCCAAACCCTTGTAGAAATCAAGCCCACTCCACATTCGGTACCAAGAATCTCAGCTGAACTCACAGCAGAAGAATCTGTCAAAGAACAGAGAATACCCTTTCCATTCTTCAGGCCCCTCTCTCAGAGAAAGGAGAACACTTGGATCATATCTATATTTGTGATCCTTCACTTGATTTCTTTTACTGCCACTatgtttgtaaatgattgttgGGGCAATTCCCATGCGCAATGCGCCATCAAATCCCTTGGAAGGTTCTCCTTTCAGCCGCTGGCCGAAAATCCTTTGCTTGGCCCTTCAGCTTCTGC GCTTGATTCAATGGGGGCGCTTCACAAGAGATATTTGGTAAAAGGTCATCAACCGTGGCGCCTTCTCACGAGCTCATGCTTGCACGGAGGTGTTTTCCACATTATCATCAGTCTTTCTAGTGTAATATTTGTTGGAATTCACTTGGAGCAAGAGTTTGGACCAT TGAGGACAGGACTCATATACATACTTTCAGCCCTAATGGGTAGTTTGGTAGCTGCTTTATTTCTTCAAGATAGGGCATCAGTTACATCTTCTGGTGCATTGTTTGGATTGCTTGGTGCATTGCTGTCTGGACTCATTCGAAATTGGACGATTTACTCCAAAAAG TTTGCAACTCTCGTGTTGTTTTCCATCATCTTgacagtaaacacaatagtcggcCTGATGCCATATGTCAACAACTTTTCCAACATTGGGGGATTTATCTCAGGATTTCTTACTGGTTTTATGCTTCTATTAAAGCCAGAGCTTGGGAAACTGTATCATATTAAAGGCTTTTTGATTGATTATGATGCTAAGAATAAGGTTCAGCACAGACACAAGTTTGATAAACCAGTCTTGAGGAGTGTTTCGCTAGTCATTTTCAGTCTTGT ACTTGCTGGAGTTACTGTTGCTATTGTTCAAGgggtaaatttgaacaagtactGTAGCTGGTGCCGCTACATCGATTGTGTTCCTTTGAAATGGTGGAGCTGTGATGACATAACTATGCCTTGTGAG GCAATGACAAGCTCTGAGCAGTTGACTCTGACTTGCTCTGGCAATGGCAAGTTTAGGGTGCTGCCTTCGGCTAATGTCTCAGAAGCAAGGATCCAGGACCTATGCTATCTCATTTGCTCATAG